TCAGAGGTCGAAGTCTTACCAATGCTATGTTTATAATTGATGAAGCACAAAATTTAACACCTCACGAGGTAAAAACCATCATAACAAGAGCAGGTGAAGGTACAAAAGTGATCTTTACCGGAGATATCAATCAAATAGACACGCCTTACATGGATGAGCACAGTAATGGCCTGACCTATTTGATCGACAGGCTAAAAGGAAATGCTCTCTTTGCACACATTAAACTAGAAAAGGGAGAACGTTCTCAATTAGCCAATTTAGCAAATGAAATGCTTTAACAATTTTCCTTTCCCAGGGATTCAACCTCTACGAATCTCTGGGTTTTTCTGTTACATTTTTTCAAGTCAGTCGTCATAAGTAAAACACTACTTATGAAAAAATTAATAGTACTCGTTGCCATCGTCTTAAGCGCTTCCTGTGCGACCAATACCTCCTTTAATACTTTTTATCAAAATCATGAGGATGATTCAAACTTCTCTTTTGGCCTTAGCAGCTCCTTAATTGCTACATTCTTACCTGATGAGGATCTTGAAGATATAAAGCCTTTACTGAAAAAAGCAAAACACATCAGAATTCTGGTTTTCTCTGAAAACGCGGAGGACAAGTCTCAGAAGTTCAAAAACTTTATCAACAGATCAAAATTTGAAGAAATGGTCAAATTGAGAAGTGAAAACGACAAAATTGCTTTTTTTACGCTTGAGAAAAGAGAAAGAATTAAAGAAATCGTACTCGAGATCTCTTCAGGAGATGACTTGGTCTTGATTGGTTTAAAAACAGATTTAACCAAAAAAGATCTGGATAAATTGCTTGAGACTGAAGTGTAAAAAAATCTAAGTCACTTTGATTTTTCTGATCATTCTCGACAATATCAACGGAAAGAATCTTTTAACCCATACGGCCAGTCGCTCCAGGAACCCGCCAATCACAACCTCCTGGCGTTGTTTCCTGATGGCTCTGATGGCTTTTTTAGCAAAAACATAAGGGTCCAGACCATTTTCTGTAGCACGATCCATTGTTCCTTGTTTCTCGCCCGAACCTGTGACCGCGTTGATGGAAACATTCGTTTTTACATAACCCGGACAGATCAGCGTGACTTTAATATTGTCCTCAAATAATTCTGCCCTTAAGGAATCAAAAAATCCGTGTAACGCATGTTTTGATGCCGAATATGAACTCCTGAGAGGTGTCCCTATTTTTCCAACAACACTGGTGACCACCACAAATTGACCTTCGTCTTGTTCTCTGAAATGAGGAATAAGTGCCTTGGTCAATGCAATTGTCCCAAAATAGTTGATATCAATTATTTTTTTGTCCACAGCCAGTTCAGTGTCAGCTGCCAAAGCTCGTTGGCTTATTCCCGCATTGTTGACCAGGATATCAATTTTTCCAAAGTAGTCAATGGCTTGATGAGCTGCTTCTGACATGGTTCCATATTGCTCAAGATCAAGCTCGAGAAGTTTTATTTTATTGGGAAATTTGCATCGTGATCGAACGCTTTCCAATGATTCAAGATTTCTAGAAGAGAGGATCAAACGTGTACCTTGTTCCGAATATTCGCTGGCTAGGGCAGCTCCTATTCCAGAAGAAGCCCCTGTAATCCAAACAACCTTGTTATTACTTGTCATATATGATGATTCTCAATTTTAAGAAGTTTCTCAAATATAATAAGTTTAGGCCTTAGGTGAGCAGCTGCTCCTGATAATATCAATATGACGGAATATTGTACATTTGTTAAAAATCCTTTATGAAGACTTATTTACTTGTTATTCTTCTCGCCGCAAGTTCATACATGCAGGGACAATATTCTATAAAGGGAACCATTGAACCGGACCATGACTATTCTTGGATTCTACTTTATCAAATGCAAAACGGAGAGCAGAGTTATGTGGACAATGCTGATGTCATAGATGGTCAATTTACCTTTAATGTTGATGAAAATCAATCTCCTGGTATCTATCGTGCGTATTATCAGATTGAGAACAATTTATATGTTGAATTTATCTATAATAAGGAAGAGGTTGAGTTTTCATTTAATCCGGATAATCCGGAATCTACCATCTATTTTTCAGAATCAGCTGAAAACAAAATTTATCAGGATTATTACAAAAGCATAAGAGCGAAACAGGAAGAATTAGATTCCGTTCAAGTACTCTTTTTTGAATCCACGGATAAAAAGGAAAAGAAAGCATTAAAAAAATCGTACACTGCGATTCTTGATGAGCTCATTGCAATTCAAAAAGATTATGAATCGGGGTCCAATGAGTTACTTGCAAATCATTTTATTCGGGCAAGTGCGCAACACAATGCTGCAGAGCCCATCGAAAACCCCCAGGAGTACCTGAGCACCATTAAAATGCACTTTTTTGATGCAATGGATCTTTCTGACGAGGTCCTGTGTCATTCAACTTTTATATACAACAGACTAAACGATTATGTTTTTTATCTGAATCAGGCTGAAACCCTTCAAAGGCAAAATGAACTGCAAATGGATGCCATTGAAAAAGCAGTTCTTTGGATGGATAGTTATAATGATATCAAACTGAAATTCGAGGAAGAATTGCTTGAGACTTATCTTGAACAGGAAAATGTGGTTATGATCAATCACGTCCTAAATGAATATTACTCAAAGTTGCCTGAAGCGTATTTAGATAAAGAGATGATCGGTAGAATCAATGCTGCGATAAAAACGATGATCGGAGTCAGGGCACCTGATTTCAGCTGGTCTGAGAACGGTGTTGAAACATCGTTGTATGAACTCTCGGGAACAGATTATTATGTGGTGTTGTTTTTTAGCTCTAATTGTCCTCATTGCCAAATAGAAATACCTGAGTTCTACAAGTTCATAAGCGGCATAGAAAATATCAAAGTTGTGGCTGTTGGGCTTGAAGACGAAAAAAGAAGCTGGGAAATCATGACGAAAGATTACAACGAATTTATCAATATTCTGGATCTAGATAAATGGTCAAGTCAAAAAGTTGAGAATTACGGGATCACGGCAATACCTACTTATCTGGTTCTTGATTCGGACAAAAATATCCTTGCCAAACCTGAAGATTTCAACGAGTTAAAATCGTTATTTGAAACAAGGTGATGTTTTGATCAATATATTAAAAAAGGTGAAAAGCATCTTTTATATGCTCAATTGAAAATTCTTCAGGACTTTTGATAACAGCGATGATGTCAAAGCGAATTTCCTTATCGATTTTTCTGGACACAACATAATTATGAGCCGCTTTCAATAAAAACTTCATTTTTTGTCCATTTACAAATTCCTGGGGATTTCCGAAATGCCTGTTGGATCTGGTTTTTACCTCAACGATAACAATCAAATCATCCTTTTGGGCTATGATGTCAATTTCAACCTTTTGAAAACGCCAATTCCGTTGCCTGATATGATAACCCTTTTCCCTCAGAAAATCAACTGCAATCTTTTCTCCTGCAAGTCCGAGTTCATTATGAACCGCCATGAACTTATTCAAATTTAATTTTAGCCCTGTTCTTGTTGGCTTGTATATCAACGTAACTCCCTAGAAGCAGAGATCGGTTGTCATCGAGATGCCCGGCAGGAAAATCAAAAACAATCGGAAAATCTGTCCCTTCGGCTGCCTCCAGAACAATTTCTTCGAGTGACTTTCCAAAAGGGTTACTCTCATTTGGTTTTAGTTTAAAATCGCCAACGACTATGCCTTTACAGCCTTTAAAATATCCTGCTCTTTTTAAGCTGACCATCATACGGTCAATATGATACAGGGCCTCTCCTACGTCTTCTATGAAAAGAATTTTTCCCTGCATGTTCAGATTAGTGTCAGAAGCCAGCATACTGTAAACAATTGAAAGGTTACCTCCCACCAGCTGACCGGTGGATTTTCCCATTCGGTTGAATTTTGAGGATGGTATCTTATATTGCATCTTCTTTCCAAATAAGGCACGGTACAAAGAGTGAATGGACTC
This DNA window, taken from Lutimonas zeaxanthinifaciens, encodes the following:
- a CDS encoding DUF4252 domain-containing protein — protein: MKKLIVLVAIVLSASCATNTSFNTFYQNHEDDSNFSFGLSSSLIATFLPDEDLEDIKPLLKKAKHIRILVFSENAEDKSQKFKNFINRSKFEEMVKLRSENDKIAFFTLEKRERIKEIVLEISSGDDLVLIGLKTDLTKKDLDKLLETEV
- a CDS encoding SDR family oxidoreductase yields the protein MTSNNKVVWITGASSGIGAALASEYSEQGTRLILSSRNLESLESVRSRCKFPNKIKLLELDLEQYGTMSEAAHQAIDYFGKIDILVNNAGISQRALAADTELAVDKKIIDINYFGTIALTKALIPHFREQDEGQFVVVTSVVGKIGTPLRSSYSASKHALHGFFDSLRAELFEDNIKVTLICPGYVKTNVSINAVTGSGEKQGTMDRATENGLDPYVFAKKAIRAIRKQRQEVVIGGFLERLAVWVKRFFPLILSRMIRKIKVT
- a CDS encoding thioredoxin-like domain-containing protein, translating into MKTYLLVILLAASSYMQGQYSIKGTIEPDHDYSWILLYQMQNGEQSYVDNADVIDGQFTFNVDENQSPGIYRAYYQIENNLYVEFIYNKEEVEFSFNPDNPESTIYFSESAENKIYQDYYKSIRAKQEELDSVQVLFFESTDKKEKKALKKSYTAILDELIAIQKDYESGSNELLANHFIRASAQHNAAEPIENPQEYLSTIKMHFFDAMDLSDEVLCHSTFIYNRLNDYVFYLNQAETLQRQNELQMDAIEKAVLWMDSYNDIKLKFEEELLETYLEQENVVMINHVLNEYYSKLPEAYLDKEMIGRINAAIKTMIGVRAPDFSWSENGVETSLYELSGTDYYVVLFFSSNCPHCQIEIPEFYKFISGIENIKVVAVGLEDEKRSWEIMTKDYNEFINILDLDKWSSQKVENYGITAIPTYLVLDSDKNILAKPEDFNELKSLFETR
- a CDS encoding YraN family protein encodes the protein MAVHNELGLAGEKIAVDFLREKGYHIRQRNWRFQKVEIDIIAQKDDLIVIVEVKTRSNRHFGNPQEFVNGQKMKFLLKAAHNYVVSRKIDKEIRFDIIAVIKSPEEFSIEHIKDAFHLF